A DNA window from Mycobacterium sp. IDR2000157661 contains the following coding sequences:
- a CDS encoding alpha-amylase family protein — MRKIETGDLWWKNAVFYCADIETFYDWNGDGCGDIRGMTERIEYLFDLGVTCLWLMPFYPTARVDDGYDITDFFGVDPRLGTLGDFVELVRTARSTGLRVIVDFVMNHTSDRHPWFKSARRSTDDPYRDYYVWSATKPKSSPADVVFPDQEDSLWERDPKTGEWYLHHFLKHQPDLNIANPVVQEEISRVLGFWLELGVSGFRIDAVPFLFARDGAPGDPGAFDPYEYLGDVRNFVTRRVGDAVLLGEVNVPYEDQKTFFGGPDGDGLNMQFDFIGMQHLYLALARGEAAPLADALEQRPTLDITSQWANFVRNHDELTLDKLSDEERQEIFDAFGPDPDMQLYGRGLRRRLPAMLGGDERRMRMVYSLMFSLPGTPVLFYGEEIGMAENLDVAGRFAVRTPMQWTSGPNGGFSGATKRQLPRPLPDGMYGPDRVNAAQQRQDHQSFWWFIRDLVYTYRSQPEIGWASPHILTQPNPAVLAHVCREQPGWAMVALHNFGAEGCLVPIQLDEAPGCRLVDLLDGLSEHELDDKGRVEIGLEPYGYKWLRLLRPDDPPII, encoded by the coding sequence ATGAGGAAGATCGAGACCGGCGACCTGTGGTGGAAGAACGCCGTCTTCTACTGCGCCGACATCGAGACCTTCTACGACTGGAACGGTGACGGTTGCGGGGACATCCGCGGCATGACCGAGCGCATCGAGTACCTGTTCGACCTCGGCGTGACGTGTCTGTGGCTCATGCCGTTCTACCCGACCGCCCGCGTCGACGACGGTTATGACATCACCGATTTCTTCGGCGTGGATCCACGCCTGGGCACTCTGGGCGACTTCGTCGAACTCGTGCGTACCGCCAGGTCGACGGGTCTGCGGGTGATCGTCGACTTCGTCATGAACCACACCTCCGACCGCCATCCCTGGTTCAAGTCGGCGCGCCGCAGCACCGACGATCCGTACCGCGACTACTACGTGTGGAGCGCGACGAAGCCCAAGTCCAGCCCGGCCGACGTGGTCTTCCCCGACCAGGAGGACAGCCTCTGGGAGCGCGACCCCAAGACCGGCGAGTGGTATCTGCACCACTTCCTCAAACACCAGCCCGACCTCAACATCGCCAACCCGGTTGTCCAAGAGGAGATCTCACGGGTGCTCGGCTTCTGGCTCGAACTGGGGGTGTCCGGCTTCCGGATCGACGCCGTGCCGTTCCTGTTCGCCCGCGACGGCGCGCCCGGCGATCCCGGTGCCTTCGACCCCTACGAATACCTCGGCGATGTGCGCAATTTCGTCACCCGCCGGGTCGGCGACGCGGTGCTGCTCGGCGAGGTCAACGTGCCCTACGAGGACCAGAAGACCTTCTTCGGTGGGCCCGACGGCGACGGGCTCAACATGCAGTTCGACTTCATCGGAATGCAGCACCTCTACCTGGCGCTGGCCCGCGGTGAAGCCGCTCCGCTCGCCGATGCGCTCGAGCAACGACCGACGCTCGACATCACCAGCCAATGGGCCAACTTCGTGCGTAACCACGACGAGTTGACGCTCGACAAGCTGAGCGACGAGGAGCGGCAGGAGATCTTCGACGCCTTCGGGCCGGACCCCGACATGCAGCTTTACGGGCGCGGCCTGCGCAGGCGACTGCCCGCCATGCTCGGCGGCGACGAGCGGCGCATGCGGATGGTCTACTCGCTGATGTTCTCGCTACCGGGCACCCCGGTGCTCTTCTACGGCGAGGAGATCGGGATGGCCGAGAACCTCGATGTCGCAGGACGATTCGCCGTCCGCACGCCGATGCAGTGGACGAGCGGGCCCAACGGCGGCTTCTCCGGGGCGACGAAGCGTCAGCTACCCCGGCCACTCCCGGACGGCATGTACGGCCCCGACCGGGTGAACGCCGCCCAGCAGCGCCAGGACCACCAGTCGTTCTGGTGGTTCATCCGCGACCTCGTCTACACCTACCGCTCACAACCCGAGATCGGCTGGGCGAGCCCGCACATCCTGACCCAACCCAATCCCGCTGTGCTCGCCCACGTCTGCCGGGAGCAACCGGGCTGGGCGATGGTGGCACTGCACAACTTCGGGGCAGAAGGTTGCCTCGTGCCGATTCAGCTCGACGAAGCGCCGGGATGCCGGCTGGTCGACCTGCTCGATGGACTGTCCGAGCACGAGCTCGACGACAAGGGCCGGGTCGAGATCGGCCTGGAGCCCTACGGTTACAAGTGGTTACGGCTGCTGCGCCCCGACGACCCGCCGATCATCTGA
- a CDS encoding spinster family MFS transporter, protein MATALDPLTDGTHTSRRAWTAVALLAIVGTLNYADRFLPAVLAEPIKNDLVLSDTAIGVINGFGFLAVYAVLGLFIARISDRGAFGLVVSTCLTLWGAMTMLGGAVQSGFQLALTRVGVAVGEAGSTPAAHAYVARNFVPERRAAPLAVITLSIPLASAASLIGGGLLAESLGWRTTFVVMGAISILFAPVVLVVLGRRQSMPTGQSVPAATAAVHGAKVWDLLRKPSFVIIVVGAACVSVAGYSLTTFAPAYLIRTRGMELGEVGVQYGLASGLTGILGLLVVGRIADRLSARDPRWLLWLVAAMTTAMLPFSALAFVVDSRTLSVWFISLSYVVGTAYMAPSIAAIQRLARAEQRATASAIFLFFSAIVGSAGPFLTGVLSDALTDDMGAMSLARALLIVPLFQIGAVACYLLASRRFVRELVDSDDRRVVGAQQP, encoded by the coding sequence ATGGCTACCGCACTGGATCCGCTGACCGACGGCACCCACACCTCACGACGGGCCTGGACGGCCGTCGCCCTGCTCGCGATCGTCGGCACCCTCAATTACGCCGACCGGTTCCTGCCGGCCGTCCTGGCCGAGCCGATCAAGAATGATCTTGTCCTGTCCGACACGGCGATCGGCGTGATCAACGGCTTCGGGTTTCTGGCCGTGTACGCGGTGTTGGGTTTGTTCATCGCGCGAATCTCCGACCGCGGCGCGTTCGGCCTGGTGGTCTCGACGTGCCTGACGCTGTGGGGCGCGATGACGATGCTCGGTGGCGCCGTGCAGTCGGGCTTTCAGCTTGCGCTGACCCGCGTCGGCGTCGCCGTGGGCGAGGCAGGCAGCACACCGGCGGCGCACGCTTACGTGGCCCGCAACTTCGTGCCCGAGCGTCGCGCCGCTCCGCTGGCCGTCATCACCCTGTCGATCCCACTGGCCAGCGCCGCCAGCCTCATCGGCGGCGGGCTGCTCGCCGAATCGCTGGGGTGGCGAACGACTTTCGTTGTCATGGGCGCCATCAGCATCCTGTTCGCCCCTGTGGTGCTCGTGGTGCTGGGTCGCAGGCAGTCGATGCCCACAGGGCAGTCGGTGCCCGCCGCGACCGCCGCTGTGCACGGCGCCAAAGTGTGGGATCTGTTGCGCAAGCCGAGCTTCGTGATCATCGTCGTGGGCGCGGCCTGCGTCTCGGTGGCGGGTTACTCGCTGACGACGTTCGCCCCCGCCTACCTGATCCGCACCCGCGGCATGGAACTCGGCGAAGTCGGTGTCCAGTACGGGCTGGCCAGCGGACTGACGGGCATCCTCGGTCTGCTGGTCGTCGGCCGCATCGCCGACCGGCTGTCGGCCCGCGATCCGCGGTGGCTGCTCTGGCTGGTGGCGGCGATGACGACGGCCATGCTCCCGTTCTCGGCGCTGGCCTTCGTCGTCGACAGCCGGACGTTGAGCGTCTGGTTCATCTCGTTGAGCTACGTGGTGGGCACCGCGTACATGGCGCCGTCGATAGCGGCGATCCAGCGACTTGCCCGTGCCGAACAGCGCGCCACCGCTTCGGCGATCTTCCTGTTCTTCAGCGCGATCGTGGGATCGGCCGGTCCGTTCCTGACCGGTGTCCTGAGCGATGCGCTCACAGACGACATGGGTGCGATGTCGCTGGCACGGGCGCTGCTGATCGTCCCGCTGTTCCAGATCGGCGCGGTCGCCTGCTACCTGTTGGCGAGCCGACGGTTCGTTCGCGAATTGGTCGACTCAGATGATCGGCGGGTCGTCGGGGCGCAGCAGCCGTAA
- a CDS encoding cutinase family protein, giving the protein MSSSRIARSVGAATLSAAALMAAPVPHAAAQPPPPACPDVQVVFARGTGEAIGVGGVGQLFVDALRAQAAPRSVDVYPVNYPAADNFGDRIEFARTVVDGIRDAGTKLEATAAACPDTDIVLGGFSQGAALAGYVTSAEIPPAVPGELRGFVPNPLPIDVADHVAAVVLFGTPSAQLLADNGAPPVVIGPAYAGKTLQLCAEGDSVCNGAPPVPNIAHVSYGFNGMTDEGAAYAVARLDPAPAAVPAMPMASAP; this is encoded by the coding sequence ATGAGCTCGTCTCGAATCGCTCGATCGGTCGGCGCAGCGACGCTGTCCGCCGCCGCGTTGATGGCCGCGCCCGTTCCTCATGCCGCGGCCCAGCCGCCCCCACCCGCCTGCCCCGACGTTCAGGTGGTGTTCGCGCGTGGCACCGGGGAAGCAATCGGTGTGGGCGGAGTCGGACAGCTGTTCGTCGACGCGCTCCGTGCACAGGCCGCGCCGCGTTCGGTCGACGTGTACCCGGTCAACTACCCGGCCGCTGACAACTTCGGTGACCGCATCGAGTTCGCCCGGACGGTGGTCGACGGCATCCGCGATGCCGGAACGAAGCTGGAGGCCACCGCCGCGGCCTGCCCCGACACCGACATCGTGCTCGGCGGATTCTCCCAAGGTGCGGCTCTCGCGGGTTATGTCACCTCCGCCGAGATACCACCGGCAGTTCCCGGTGAACTCCGTGGCTTCGTCCCCAATCCACTGCCGATCGACGTGGCTGACCATGTCGCCGCGGTCGTGCTGTTCGGAACTCCGTCGGCTCAATTGCTTGCCGACAACGGCGCTCCGCCGGTCGTCATCGGACCGGCTTATGCGGGCAAGACGCTGCAACTTTGCGCGGAGGGCGACTCCGTCTGCAACGGCGCTCCTCCGGTACCCAATATCGCGCACGTGTCGTACGGCTTCAACGGGATGACCGACGAAGGAGCGGCGTACGCGGTCGCTCGCCTGGATCCGGCACCCGCTGCTGTCCCGGCGATGCCCATGGCGTCCGCACCCTGA
- a CDS encoding WS/DGAT/MGAT family O-acyltransferase → MKRLSGWDSLLLCSETDNVHQHTLKVAVVDTAEFEGEPTFDAFLEKFRSRLSALDPLRYQLVDVPLHLHRPVWREDADIDFDYHVRRVTVPPPGGRLGLDALIGEIAGTPLDRRKPLWELYYAEDVAENRVAVIGKVHHALADGVASANLMARAMEWPGAGPDSSTRREPPEAVTAADLLVFAGRDHLRRLAGLPAAVRDGVRGAYRLQRRARQRRRHPQLAERFKPPPTFLNRRISPGRAFATATLSLDEVKATSRHLEVTVNDMVLAIAAGGLRSLQARYDGQADAALIASVPAATDTSPDRIAGNELSTMLVSLPVQIADPLDRIRLIRTATRIAKEDNELLGPATVSTWLQYVPPAAVRATFRWTSQRQAPNQLFNLIVSNVPGPRDRGRIAGAVVTEIYSVGPLAAGSAMNVTVWSYVDQLNISVLCDDRALKDVHEATAAFVDAFVEIRRAAGLGETSTTVSTALPQAISERAD, encoded by the coding sequence GTGAAGCGACTCAGCGGCTGGGATTCACTGCTGCTGTGCAGCGAGACGGACAACGTGCATCAGCACACGCTCAAGGTCGCCGTTGTCGACACCGCCGAGTTCGAGGGCGAGCCCACCTTCGACGCGTTCCTCGAGAAGTTCCGGTCACGGCTGTCTGCTCTCGATCCGCTGCGCTACCAACTGGTCGACGTCCCGCTGCACCTGCACCGGCCGGTGTGGCGGGAGGACGCCGACATCGACTTCGACTATCACGTGCGCCGGGTGACGGTTCCGCCACCCGGTGGACGGCTGGGCCTCGACGCTTTGATCGGCGAGATCGCCGGCACGCCGCTGGACCGCCGCAAGCCGCTCTGGGAGCTCTATTACGCCGAGGACGTCGCCGAGAACCGGGTGGCGGTGATCGGCAAGGTGCATCATGCGCTCGCCGACGGGGTCGCATCGGCCAACCTGATGGCGCGGGCGATGGAATGGCCGGGCGCAGGCCCCGATTCGTCGACCCGGCGGGAACCACCCGAAGCAGTCACCGCGGCAGACCTTCTGGTATTCGCCGGCCGCGACCACCTTCGACGGCTCGCGGGTTTGCCCGCCGCCGTCCGCGATGGGGTCCGCGGCGCGTATCGGCTGCAGCGGCGCGCGCGCCAACGCCGCCGTCATCCCCAACTGGCCGAGCGGTTCAAGCCGCCGCCCACGTTCCTGAACCGAAGGATCTCGCCGGGGCGGGCGTTCGCCACCGCGACACTGTCGCTCGACGAGGTCAAGGCGACGAGCAGGCACCTCGAGGTCACGGTCAACGACATGGTGCTCGCGATCGCAGCGGGCGGCCTGCGCTCGCTGCAGGCCAGGTACGACGGGCAGGCCGACGCCGCTCTCATCGCGTCGGTGCCCGCGGCGACCGACACCTCACCGGACCGGATCGCAGGCAACGAGCTGAGCACCATGCTGGTGTCGCTGCCCGTGCAGATCGCCGACCCGCTGGACCGGATCCGGCTGATCCGAACGGCCACGCGCATCGCCAAGGAGGACAACGAACTGCTCGGACCGGCGACGGTGAGCACCTGGCTGCAGTACGTGCCGCCGGCGGCGGTGCGGGCGACGTTCCGGTGGACGTCGCAGCGGCAGGCGCCGAACCAGTTGTTCAACCTGATCGTGTCCAACGTGCCGGGCCCGCGCGACCGGGGCCGCATCGCCGGCGCGGTGGTCACGGAGATCTATTCGGTGGGACCGCTGGCGGCCGGGTCCGCGATGAACGTGACTGTGTGGAGCTATGTCGACCAACTCAACATTTCGGTGCTCTGCGACGACCGGGCGTTGAAGGATGTGCACGAAGCCACCGCGGCGTTCGTCGACGCGTTCGTCGAGATCCGCCGCGCGGCCGGCCTCGGCGAGACCAGCACCACCGTGTCCACCGCGTTGCCGCAGGCGATCAGTGAGCGGGCTGATTAG
- a CDS encoding NADP-dependent oxidoreductase: MNRQIVLRRRPTGLVAPGDTELVTAPAPEPAEGEALVRTTYVGIDAAARTWLNDQPGYLPPVGIGEVIRAAGIGEVVASRCDAYDVGDVVTTLTGFQEYVISRDDIFTTPVPGPDVDQLAVMSVYGPTGATAYFGMMDIGKPKAGETVVVSAAAGATGSVAGQIAKIAGARVVGIAGGPQKCRAVVEDFGFDACIDYREDDLPRALKHHCPRGVDVYFDNVGGVILDTVLGRLAHNARVVLCGVISSYLTGEHPGPANYVNLLAKTARMQGFNALNEWGRFDEAFGPLRQWAAEGRLVHRETIYDGIESCVEAMNGLFTGANIGKMLVKISEPRD; encoded by the coding sequence ATGAACCGCCAGATCGTGTTGCGCCGCCGACCTACCGGGCTGGTGGCGCCCGGGGACACCGAACTCGTCACCGCCCCCGCACCGGAGCCGGCCGAGGGGGAGGCGTTGGTGCGCACCACGTATGTGGGCATCGATGCGGCCGCGCGTACCTGGCTCAACGACCAGCCGGGCTACCTGCCGCCCGTCGGGATCGGCGAGGTCATCAGGGCGGCCGGCATCGGCGAGGTGGTGGCGTCGCGGTGCGACGCCTACGACGTCGGAGATGTGGTCACCACACTCACCGGGTTTCAGGAGTACGTGATCAGTCGCGACGACATCTTCACCACACCGGTTCCCGGGCCGGACGTGGATCAGCTCGCGGTGATGTCGGTGTACGGGCCGACGGGCGCGACGGCGTATTTCGGGATGATGGACATCGGCAAGCCGAAGGCCGGCGAGACGGTGGTGGTGTCGGCGGCCGCAGGCGCCACCGGATCGGTGGCCGGACAGATCGCCAAGATCGCCGGCGCCCGGGTCGTCGGCATTGCGGGCGGCCCGCAGAAGTGCCGAGCCGTCGTGGAGGACTTCGGGTTTGACGCGTGCATCGACTACCGCGAGGACGATCTGCCCAGGGCGCTCAAGCACCACTGCCCCAGGGGCGTCGACGTCTACTTCGACAACGTGGGCGGCGTGATCCTCGACACGGTGCTGGGCCGTCTGGCACACAACGCCAGGGTGGTGCTGTGCGGAGTCATCTCGAGTTACCTCACCGGTGAACATCCCGGTCCCGCCAACTACGTCAACCTGCTCGCGAAGACGGCGCGGATGCAGGGCTTCAACGCGCTCAACGAGTGGGGCCGGTTCGACGAGGCGTTCGGTCCGCTGCGGCAGTGGGCCGCCGAAGGCAGGCTCGTTCATCGGGAAACCATCTACGACGGCATCGAGTCGTGTGTCGAGGCGATGAACGGCCTCTTCACGGGGGCCAACATCGGAAAGATGCTGGTCAAGATCAGCGAACCGCGCGATTGA
- a CDS encoding M15 family metallopeptidase: MRNVMATLLVGAAVAWSAWSASASPDRPVPPVPPVSGAAAAAGLIDVRTVVPDAIVDLRYATANNFVGEQMYPADARCLVHQSIGPGLAAAAEALRTGGEVLVFWDCYRPRDVQVRMYDAVPEPGWVSHPTAYARSHEAGLSVDVTLARGGALVDMGTRFDEFVPRANAYATDGVSATVQANRARLRDALARGGLRVYQGEWWHFDAPDAYADHPILDAPVN, encoded by the coding sequence ATGCGCAACGTAATGGCCACCCTGCTGGTCGGCGCGGCGGTGGCCTGGTCCGCCTGGTCGGCCTCGGCATCGCCGGACCGACCGGTGCCGCCGGTGCCGCCGGTGTCTGGGGCCGCCGCCGCGGCTGGTCTGATCGATGTGCGCACCGTCGTGCCCGACGCGATCGTGGACCTGCGCTACGCCACTGCGAACAACTTCGTCGGCGAGCAGATGTACCCGGCCGACGCCCGCTGCCTGGTTCACCAGTCCATCGGCCCAGGGCTGGCCGCTGCCGCAGAGGCGCTGCGCACGGGCGGCGAGGTGCTGGTCTTCTGGGACTGCTACCGCCCCCGCGACGTACAGGTGCGGATGTATGACGCGGTGCCCGAGCCGGGCTGGGTGTCGCACCCGACCGCCTATGCACGCAGCCACGAGGCGGGCCTCTCCGTGGACGTGACATTGGCCCGCGGTGGTGCCCTGGTGGACATGGGCACCCGGTTCGACGAGTTCGTTCCCCGCGCCAACGCCTATGCCACCGACGGCGTCAGCGCCACCGTGCAGGCTAACCGGGCCCGGCTGCGGGACGCGCTGGCCAGGGGCGGCCTTCGGGTTTACCAGGGGGAATGGTGGCACTTCGACGCACCGGACGCCTACGCCGACCACCCGATTCTCGACGCGCCGGTCAATTAG
- a CDS encoding PepSY-associated TM helix domain-containing protein, which produces MTTKYDSSPPQRPGGLRPLLLRLHFYAGVFIGPFILIAAVTGLLYALIPQIDNAVYRHELTVDRVGKQRLPLSEQLVAVRSDHPEGTVAAIRPPDEADQTTQVRLAVDDVPPDYARTVFVDPYTGEVRGALTTYGQWMPLRAWFDELHRNLHLGAAGRHYSELAASWLWVVALAGLPLWYLHRRDRRKLRRIALPDRAKRGRRRTLSWHGAVGVWTVVALLGLSVTGITWSRYGGDTVNMLQERLNTAAPSVNTTLAQGAVDQPVRGHVHGGSTGNGGADVSLTGVDTALRTAVDAGLRGPMWMTPPAEPGRAWEVAENKRDWPTRRDAISVDPDTGAITHRVDFAEWPSLAKLTDWAIDAHMGVLFGLPNQILLALIAIGLITVVVRGYVMWWQRRPTRGSAWAVGRPPVRGSIGSLHPAAITLVLVAAVAIGWALPLLGLSLAVFVVVDLVVGATKRRGADAPDQESATV; this is translated from the coding sequence ATGACAACGAAATACGATTCGTCGCCACCGCAACGGCCGGGCGGACTGCGCCCGCTGCTGTTGCGCCTGCACTTCTACGCGGGCGTGTTCATCGGCCCCTTCATCCTGATCGCCGCCGTCACCGGCCTGCTGTATGCGCTGATTCCACAGATCGACAACGCGGTCTACCGGCACGAGCTCACCGTGGACCGGGTCGGCAAGCAGCGGCTGCCGTTGAGCGAACAACTCGTCGCGGTCCGAAGTGACCATCCCGAGGGGACGGTGGCGGCGATTCGTCCGCCGGATGAAGCCGACCAGACGACCCAGGTCCGACTCGCGGTCGACGACGTCCCGCCCGACTACGCGCGGACCGTGTTCGTCGACCCTTACACCGGCGAAGTCCGTGGCGCACTGACCACCTACGGGCAGTGGATGCCGCTGCGCGCATGGTTCGACGAACTGCACCGCAACCTGCATCTCGGAGCGGCGGGTCGCCATTACAGTGAGCTGGCGGCCAGTTGGTTGTGGGTCGTCGCGCTGGCGGGACTGCCCTTGTGGTACCTGCATCGTCGCGACAGGAGAAAGCTGCGGCGCATCGCGCTGCCGGACCGGGCCAAGAGGGGCCGCCGGCGCACCCTGTCCTGGCACGGTGCGGTGGGCGTATGGACCGTCGTTGCGCTGCTCGGTCTGTCGGTCACCGGCATCACCTGGTCGCGGTACGGCGGGGACACCGTGAACATGCTGCAGGAGCGGCTGAACACCGCGGCGCCTTCGGTGAACACGACGCTGGCCCAAGGCGCCGTCGATCAACCGGTCCGCGGCCATGTCCACGGCGGCAGCACCGGAAACGGTGGTGCTGACGTTTCACTCACAGGCGTGGACACGGCGCTGCGCACCGCCGTCGACGCGGGTCTGCGCGGTCCGATGTGGATGACCCCGCCCGCTGAGCCCGGCCGGGCTTGGGAGGTCGCCGAGAACAAGCGCGACTGGCCCACCCGGCGCGACGCGATCTCCGTGGACCCCGACACCGGCGCGATCACCCACCGGGTGGACTTCGCCGAGTGGCCGTCGCTGGCCAAGCTCACCGATTGGGCCATCGACGCGCACATGGGTGTGCTGTTCGGCCTCCCGAACCAAATTCTCTTGGCGCTCATCGCAATCGGTCTGATCACCGTCGTGGTGCGGGGCTACGTCATGTGGTGGCAACGGCGGCCGACGCGGGGATCGGCGTGGGCAGTGGGACGGCCGCCCGTGCGGGGCAGCATCGGCAGTCTGCATCCCGCGGCCATCACGCTGGTGCTCGTCGCCGCGGTGGCGATCGGCTGGGCGCTGCCGCTGCTCGGCCTGAGCCTGGCCGTGTTCGTCGTCGTGGACCTCGTCGTCGGCGCCACCAAGCGACGCGGAGCCGATGCCCCAGACCAGGAGAGCGCCACTGTCTAG
- a CDS encoding TIGR03885 family FMN-dependent LLM class oxidoreductase, with protein MTVIGFHCSHEQINPAQLLRDVRHAEEAGFTAAMSSDHFSPWSVRQGESGFAWSFLGAALATTELPFGVVNAPGQRYHPAIIAQAIATLAQMFPGRIWAALGSGEASNERITGAEWPRKDVRDQRLIECVDVIRRLLRGEEVNHQGLVQVNRARLWTLPETVPDLVGPAVTPETAGRHAAWADGLVTVNQSRDALQKVLDAYRDAGGRGPARLQVHLSWAPTDGEALAIAHHQWRTNVFDPPVCWDIETVEAFDVVGEKVSPEHVRQAVRVSSDPGRQAEWLQQDLEQGWDEVYLHFVGQQQSAFIDMFGERVLPQLNPRKVTA; from the coding sequence ATGACGGTCATCGGTTTCCACTGCTCGCACGAGCAGATCAACCCCGCCCAGTTGCTCCGCGACGTGCGACATGCCGAGGAGGCCGGTTTCACCGCCGCCATGTCGTCGGATCACTTCAGCCCCTGGAGTGTGCGCCAGGGGGAATCCGGCTTCGCCTGGTCCTTCCTGGGCGCCGCGCTCGCGACGACCGAATTGCCGTTCGGCGTCGTGAACGCGCCGGGGCAGCGCTACCACCCGGCCATCATCGCCCAGGCGATCGCGACGCTGGCACAGATGTTCCCGGGCCGGATCTGGGCGGCGCTCGGGTCGGGCGAAGCCTCCAACGAACGCATCACCGGCGCCGAATGGCCGCGCAAGGACGTGCGCGACCAGCGGCTCATCGAGTGCGTCGACGTCATCCGCCGACTGCTACGCGGCGAAGAGGTCAACCACCAGGGCCTGGTTCAGGTCAACCGGGCCCGGCTGTGGACGCTTCCCGAAACGGTTCCCGACCTCGTCGGGCCGGCCGTCACGCCGGAGACCGCGGGGCGGCATGCAGCGTGGGCGGACGGCCTGGTCACCGTGAACCAGTCCCGAGACGCGCTGCAGAAGGTCCTCGACGCGTACCGGGATGCCGGCGGACGCGGGCCCGCACGTCTGCAGGTGCATCTGAGCTGGGCACCGACCGACGGTGAGGCCCTGGCGATCGCCCACCATCAGTGGCGCACCAACGTGTTCGACCCGCCGGTCTGCTGGGACATCGAGACCGTCGAGGCGTTCGACGTGGTCGGTGAAAAGGTCTCCCCCGAACATGTCCGGCAGGCGGTGCGCGTCTCGAGCGATCCCGGCAGGCAGGCCGAGTGGCTGCAGCAGGATCTCGAGCAGGGGTGGGACGAGGTGTACCTGCATTTCGTCGGGCAGCAGCAGTCGGCGTTCATCGACATGTTCGGCGAACGGGTGCTGCCGCAACTGAATCCGCGCAAGGTTACGGCATGA